A single genomic interval of Fibrobacter sp. UWB13 harbors:
- the ilvB gene encoding biosynthetic-type acetolactate synthase large subunit codes for MANKTLSGAEVIIECLKREGVDTIFGYPGGSAIPMFDAILDSSIKVVLSRHEQGATHMADGYARQTGKVGVALVTSGPGATNTFTGIYTALMDSSPIVVLTAQTTTPNLGKDAFQECDTSGMTFATVKHSYLVKDTNDLPRVMKEAFHIARSGRPGPVLIDLPKDVTAGPCTAPFTDQMDLPGYKIPTYASTESVEKAAEYLKNSKKPLLLVGHGAMISGAHRQVKELAEKLGAPVCCTMLGLGAFPTDHELSLGMLGMHGTIYANKAVLECDLILSIGSRWDDRITGKLSEFCKNAVKMHIDIDPAEEGKVLQPDVFMCGDAKLVLEQLLPMVNKLDTADWIKTCQTWKKRYPLTYAKQGGLRMQHIVATVSELTQGKAIVTTDVGQHQMWVAQFFHINYPRQLHSSGGAGTMGFGFPAAIGAAFGNETGWPVCSFSGDGGFQMTEAELATAAIHKLPIKIFVMDNKYLGMVRQWQELFYDHRYSSVDMRGNPDFVKLAEAYGIPGLRIKRPADAERVIQKALDYNDGPILIHCECEKEDNVFPMIPAGAPITSMITEQPKTQLEKPTGST; via the coding sequence ATGGCAAATAAGACCTTAAGTGGTGCCGAAGTGATTATCGAATGCCTCAAGCGTGAAGGCGTTGATACAATTTTCGGCTATCCCGGTGGATCGGCCATTCCGATGTTCGATGCCATCCTCGACTCCAGCATCAAAGTTGTGCTCAGCCGTCATGAACAGGGCGCAACCCACATGGCTGACGGTTATGCCCGCCAGACCGGTAAGGTCGGTGTAGCTCTTGTCACTAGCGGTCCGGGTGCAACGAACACGTTTACAGGTATTTATACAGCTCTCATGGATTCTAGCCCGATCGTCGTGCTCACGGCACAGACGACGACTCCGAACTTGGGCAAGGACGCCTTCCAGGAATGCGATACTAGCGGTATGACTTTTGCAACCGTGAAGCATTCTTACTTGGTGAAGGACACGAACGACCTCCCACGCGTGATGAAGGAAGCTTTCCACATCGCACGTTCTGGCCGTCCGGGCCCGGTGCTTATTGACCTCCCGAAGGACGTGACTGCAGGCCCCTGCACCGCTCCATTCACGGACCAGATGGACCTTCCGGGTTACAAGATTCCGACCTACGCTTCTACTGAAAGCGTCGAAAAGGCCGCCGAATACCTCAAGAATTCCAAGAAGCCGCTTTTGCTCGTGGGCCACGGTGCCATGATTTCTGGCGCACACCGCCAGGTGAAGGAACTCGCCGAAAAGCTCGGCGCTCCGGTTTGCTGCACGATGCTCGGCCTCGGTGCATTCCCGACCGACCACGAACTTTCTCTCGGCATGCTCGGCATGCACGGTACAATTTATGCCAACAAGGCCGTCCTCGAATGCGACTTGATCCTTTCGATCGGTAGCCGTTGGGACGACCGCATTACCGGTAAGCTCAGCGAATTCTGCAAGAACGCCGTGAAGATGCACATCGACATCGACCCTGCCGAAGAAGGCAAGGTGTTGCAGCCGGATGTGTTCATGTGCGGTGACGCCAAGCTCGTCTTGGAACAGCTCCTCCCGATGGTAAACAAGCTCGATACCGCCGACTGGATCAAGACTTGCCAGACTTGGAAGAAGCGCTACCCGCTTACCTACGCCAAGCAGGGCGGCCTCCGTATGCAGCACATCGTTGCTACCGTGAGCGAACTTACGCAGGGCAAGGCCATTGTTACCACAGACGTGGGCCAGCACCAGATGTGGGTCGCACAGTTCTTCCACATCAACTATCCGCGTCAGCTCCACTCCAGCGGTGGCGCAGGCACGATGGGCTTTGGCTTCCCGGCTGCTATCGGTGCCGCATTCGGCAACGAAACCGGTTGGCCGGTTTGCAGCTTCAGCGGTGACGGCGGCTTCCAGATGACCGAAGCAGAACTTGCAACGGCCGCCATCCACAAGCTCCCCATCAAGATTTTCGTGATGGACAACAAGTACCTCGGCATGGTGCGCCAGTGGCAGGAACTCTTCTATGACCACCGCTACTCCAGCGTGGACATGAGAGGCAACCCGGACTTCGTGAAGCTCGCCGAAGCTTACGGCATCCCGGGGCTGCGCATCAAGCGCCCGGCCGATGCTGAACGCGTGATCCAGAAGGCTTTGGACTACAACGATGGCCCGATTCTCATCCACTGCGAATGCGAAAAGGAAGACAACGTGTTCCCGATGATTCCGGCAGGCGCTCCGATCACAAGCATGATCACCGAACAGCCGAAGACGCAGCTCGAAAAACCCACCGGATCGACGTAA
- the ilvN gene encoding acetolactate synthase small subunit, whose amino-acid sequence MKDIAHSISLLVANRPGVLVRIALVFSRRGYNIDSLVVSPTLDPNFSRMNIIAHGNPEILMQIIKQLEKLVDVVQAKDHTGTDAVEKELALIKVRCTAEQRTEILQLCDHFHANTVDMTMTSMIIQITGNSQKVDTLKSLLQKFEIVEYIRTGKVIMLRGEDKT is encoded by the coding sequence ATGAAAGATATTGCACATTCTATTAGCTTGTTAGTGGCAAACCGTCCGGGCGTGCTCGTGCGTATTGCACTCGTGTTCTCCCGCCGTGGCTACAACATCGATTCTCTCGTCGTCTCCCCCACGCTCGACCCGAACTTCAGCCGCATGAACATCATCGCTCACGGCAATCCCGAAATTTTGATGCAAATCATCAAGCAGCTCGAAAAGCTCGTGGACGTGGTTCAGGCCAAGGACCATACCGGTACGGACGCTGTGGAAAAGGAACTCGCCCTCATCAAGGTTCGTTGCACAGCAGAACAGCGCACCGAAATCTTGCAGCTTTGCGACCATTTCCACGCCAACACGGTGGATATGACGATGACTTCCATGATTATCCAGATTACGGGCAACAGCCAGAAGGTCGATACCCTCAAGAGCTTGTTGCAGAAGTTCGAAATCGTAGAATACATCCGCACGGGCAAGGTCATCATGCTCCGCGGCGAAGACAAGACGTAG
- a CDS encoding MBOAT family protein, with the protein MVFSSQIFLFYFLPTFLVGYFVLFKLGAKHSFLNLFITIFSYVFYGWLEPWLVFLMFGCTLVVYVAGRFISAPNASKFQRNFALGTAIAVNLGALGFFKYYMFGMGIVNDFATMLGCEPFSIMTVLLPVGISFYSFQSMSYAIDVWRGTAPPVKNFATFACYVALFPQLVAGPIVRYNTVAEELETRTHTLENFVRGILFFCFGFAEKIFLANQVGIIADRVFAADAPGVINSWWGSLAYMFQIYFDFSAYSNMAIGLGLMLGFHFPRNFNGPYRSVSITDFWKRWHISLTSWFRDYLYIPLGGNRVPTGRMYFNLFLVMFVSGVWHGANWTFVCWGLYHAFFMIVERANNKNAWYYKAPRVVQILLTQVIVLFGWVLFRADSIGDAVRMWKNMLGLGATAASDVILSAEIFTPTCIVFMLLAGLLSFWKFRSYDWCIDVSFKKSLIALGLFILATLALFTQSYNPFLYFQF; encoded by the coding sequence ATGGTTTTCTCTTCCCAGATTTTTCTTTTCTATTTCTTGCCGACATTTTTGGTTGGCTACTTTGTTCTCTTCAAGCTCGGGGCTAAGCATTCGTTCCTGAACTTGTTCATTACCATCTTCAGTTACGTTTTTTACGGCTGGCTCGAACCATGGCTCGTGTTCCTCATGTTTGGCTGTACGCTCGTGGTGTACGTGGCGGGGCGGTTTATCTCGGCTCCTAACGCAAGCAAGTTCCAGCGAAATTTTGCGCTTGGCACGGCGATTGCGGTAAACCTCGGTGCGCTTGGGTTCTTCAAGTATTACATGTTCGGCATGGGAATCGTGAACGATTTTGCGACTATGCTCGGCTGTGAACCGTTCTCTATTATGACGGTTCTTTTGCCGGTGGGCATTTCGTTCTACTCGTTCCAGTCGATGAGTTACGCGATTGACGTGTGGCGTGGTACGGCACCTCCGGTCAAGAACTTTGCGACATTCGCATGCTATGTGGCGCTTTTCCCGCAGCTTGTGGCGGGTCCGATTGTGCGTTACAATACGGTTGCCGAAGAACTTGAAACACGCACGCATACGCTTGAAAACTTTGTGCGCGGTATTTTGTTCTTCTGCTTTGGCTTTGCCGAAAAAATCTTCCTTGCAAACCAGGTGGGCATTATCGCTGACCGCGTTTTTGCGGCCGATGCTCCGGGCGTCATCAACAGCTGGTGGGGCTCGCTTGCCTACATGTTCCAGATTTACTTTGACTTCTCGGCGTATTCTAATATGGCGATTGGTCTTGGACTTATGCTCGGGTTCCATTTCCCGCGCAACTTTAACGGTCCGTACCGCTCTGTTAGCATTACGGACTTCTGGAAGCGCTGGCACATTTCCCTCACGAGCTGGTTCCGCGATTACCTGTACATCCCGTTGGGTGGCAACCGCGTGCCAACGGGGCGCATGTACTTCAACCTTTTCCTCGTGATGTTCGTGAGTGGCGTTTGGCATGGTGCGAACTGGACGTTTGTCTGCTGGGGCCTTTACCACGCCTTCTTCATGATTGTCGAACGTGCAAACAACAAGAACGCTTGGTACTACAAGGCTCCTCGCGTGGTGCAAATCCTTCTGACCCAGGTGATAGTGCTCTTTGGCTGGGTGCTGTTCCGTGCGGATTCTATTGGCGATGCCGTCCGCATGTGGAAGAATATGCTTGGGCTTGGCGCAACGGCTGCTTCCGACGTGATTTTGTCTGCTGAAATTTTCACGCCGACGTGCATTGTGTTCATGTTGCTGGCGGGGCTGCTTTCGTTCTGGAAGTTCCGCAGTTACGACTGGTGTATTGACGTTTCGTTCAAAAAGTCGCTCATTGCACTTGGTTTATTTATTTTGGCAACGCTTGCGCTCTTTACCCAGAGCTACAACCCGTTCCTTTATTTCCAATTCTAG
- the smc gene encoding chromosome segregation protein SMC: MQITKLKIFGFKSFAQRTEINFPTKGLTAVVGPNGCGKSNITDAIRWVLGEQKAAALRMGKMQDVIFSGTEERAAMSLAEVSIVIDNSDGTLASDYSEVIVTRRVHRDGSGEYLINNQECRLRDVHALLFDSGLGSSTYSQMNADMIKAVLSDKADDRRVLFEEAAGVSKYKQQRKETRRQLERVQMDMERVEDNLRSVRRSVRLYETQAEKVNAYKKLNTRLRELDLSVSLDKFEDYKEGLATLDSTTKRMNHEVESSKTQATELQAKIEEKKLAISEDENTYRDLERNVQAATIALNDLNNNIMRLRDSMAALESSNEKAQGEIERSEQKSQELSEEKARLEEEIAVLGSENDMDELNALLERERETLQVMRDKVDDLRTQSRELSNARLQATNRVNSLRGRFERMDAEVNMLQSNIAKWQTEIEGLDKQKSDAEANIAEIQAGIEDTNREIENLEEQRATREERLESERAELSEAQQKLQGLKNEEARLQSRIDVLQSVMNEGSDANRYLKENKANLIGGLVSERIEATPEYASSVEAALGEILDSVVVNGDSAVNEIVDALKSENVGKVLMSLVSSAAPAYDKPVNNPGVVGSLKDFVKTDDEVSPWLSGILSRYFVVDSLQTALNLAKEYRGENLNFVTADTIVRTSGLVSFGVSTSGALSRKNEIADAEALLEKVLGDISASEENVDRLRELTEEDAQMLSSLVDEIREKRDSLRGGDASIRIHRNTVENCTRRLNQLNGEVTNAQNRIDAAAQSKNSDAELAEAETEVEKVEERYQTISDQLGENETMLREKEEDVRELERSAQDKTSRLKQNQNRVVAIADQMEFLDNTIRNRRDEIEKNTVSIEKFETDCNKLSDEAQVKDNALRELERNRDLARERYDLVSGDLEGWRDEVNRLRDDMIEKMKELNDVGRRQESLQNNLDRLRERITNEWTVDLDNPENVERVEYTQPEADREIRELRGKIKELGPINVNVMEDYEDEKKRLEEVEKQFDDLDRARASLDRTITKLDDIARQRYLDTFARIQKNFQFVFSKLFLNGETKMNLVERVDEMGKPMDILDADIEINVRPTGKKMRGIKALSGGEHALTATALLFAIYMEKPSPYCVLDEVDGPLDDANVGRFMALLREFSKQTLFIVVTHNKRTMAEADMLYGVTQEIKGISRIASVQLADATKFAI, encoded by the coding sequence GTGCAGATAACTAAGTTAAAGATTTTTGGTTTTAAATCCTTCGCGCAGAGGACGGAAATTAACTTCCCGACGAAGGGTCTTACGGCGGTCGTGGGGCCGAACGGCTGTGGCAAGTCCAATATTACGGACGCCATCCGCTGGGTGCTTGGCGAACAGAAAGCCGCCGCTTTGCGTATGGGTAAAATGCAAGACGTTATCTTTAGCGGTACCGAAGAACGTGCTGCCATGAGTCTTGCCGAAGTTTCTATCGTCATCGATAATAGCGATGGGACGCTTGCTTCTGATTATTCCGAAGTCATCGTGACCCGCCGTGTGCACCGCGATGGTTCGGGCGAATACCTCATCAATAACCAGGAATGCCGTTTGCGTGATGTTCACGCCTTGCTCTTTGACTCGGGTCTTGGTTCCAGTACGTATTCGCAGATGAACGCCGACATGATCAAGGCGGTTCTTTCGGACAAGGCGGATGATCGCCGAGTGCTCTTTGAAGAAGCCGCAGGTGTGAGCAAGTATAAACAGCAGCGCAAGGAAACGCGCCGCCAGCTGGAACGCGTGCAGATGGATATGGAACGCGTCGAAGATAACTTGCGCAGTGTGCGCCGTTCTGTCCGTCTTTATGAAACTCAGGCCGAAAAGGTCAATGCTTACAAGAAATTAAATACGCGCCTCCGCGAACTTGATTTGTCTGTCAGCTTGGACAAGTTTGAGGACTACAAGGAAGGTCTCGCTACGCTTGATTCTACGACCAAGCGCATGAACCACGAAGTGGAATCTTCCAAGACGCAGGCGACGGAATTGCAGGCTAAGATTGAAGAAAAGAAGCTTGCAATTAGCGAAGACGAAAATACTTACCGCGATTTGGAACGCAATGTCCAGGCGGCAACGATTGCCTTAAACGACCTGAACAACAACATCATGCGTTTGCGCGATTCCATGGCCGCCCTAGAATCTTCGAACGAAAAGGCTCAGGGCGAAATCGAACGCAGTGAACAGAAATCGCAGGAACTCTCCGAAGAAAAAGCTCGCCTTGAAGAAGAAATTGCCGTTCTCGGTAGTGAAAACGACATGGACGAGCTGAATGCTCTTTTGGAACGCGAGCGCGAAACGCTCCAGGTCATGCGCGACAAGGTCGATGACTTGCGTACGCAGTCCCGTGAACTTTCAAATGCTCGTTTGCAGGCCACAAACCGCGTGAACTCCCTCCGCGGGCGCTTCGAACGCATGGATGCCGAAGTCAACATGCTTCAGTCAAACATTGCGAAGTGGCAGACTGAAATTGAAGGCCTTGACAAGCAAAAGTCCGATGCCGAAGCAAACATCGCCGAAATCCAGGCGGGCATTGAAGACACGAATCGCGAAATTGAAAATCTTGAAGAACAGCGCGCCACGCGTGAAGAACGTTTGGAATCTGAACGTGCCGAACTCTCCGAAGCGCAACAGAAATTGCAGGGCTTGAAGAACGAAGAAGCCCGCTTGCAGTCTCGAATTGACGTGCTCCAGAGCGTGATGAACGAAGGCTCGGATGCCAACCGTTACCTCAAGGAAAATAAGGCGAACCTCATTGGCGGTCTTGTTTCGGAACGCATCGAGGCAACGCCTGAATACGCATCGAGTGTCGAAGCCGCTCTCGGTGAAATTCTGGATTCTGTTGTCGTGAATGGTGACAGTGCCGTGAACGAAATTGTGGATGCGCTCAAGAGCGAAAACGTGGGCAAGGTGCTCATGTCGCTTGTTTCGAGTGCAGCCCCTGCTTACGACAAGCCGGTGAACAATCCGGGCGTTGTCGGTTCGCTCAAGGATTTTGTCAAGACGGATGACGAAGTTTCTCCGTGGCTCTCGGGAATCCTTTCTCGCTATTTTGTTGTAGATTCTTTGCAGACCGCACTCAACTTGGCGAAGGAATACCGTGGCGAAAACTTGAATTTTGTCACCGCCGATACGATTGTGCGTACAAGCGGTCTTGTGTCGTTTGGCGTTTCGACGTCGGGAGCGCTCTCCCGCAAGAACGAAATTGCTGATGCCGAAGCGCTTTTGGAGAAGGTGCTTGGCGATATTTCTGCTAGCGAAGAAAACGTAGACCGTTTGCGTGAATTGACTGAAGAAGACGCTCAAATGCTCTCGTCCTTGGTCGATGAAATCCGCGAAAAGCGCGATTCTCTGCGTGGTGGCGATGCTTCTATCCGCATTCACCGGAATACGGTTGAAAACTGCACCCGTCGTTTGAACCAGTTGAATGGTGAAGTGACGAATGCGCAGAACAGAATTGATGCGGCGGCGCAGTCCAAGAACAGCGATGCGGAACTTGCCGAAGCCGAAACCGAAGTCGAAAAGGTCGAAGAACGCTACCAGACGATTTCGGACCAGCTCGGTGAAAACGAGACGATGCTTCGCGAAAAAGAAGAAGATGTCCGTGAACTTGAACGAAGCGCGCAAGACAAGACTTCTCGCTTAAAGCAGAACCAGAACCGCGTGGTCGCTATTGCCGACCAGATGGAATTCTTGGACAATACGATTCGCAACCGCCGTGACGAAATCGAAAAGAATACAGTTTCTATTGAAAAGTTTGAGACGGATTGCAACAAGCTCTCCGACGAAGCGCAAGTGAAAGATAACGCGCTCCGCGAACTTGAACGCAACCGAGACCTCGCTCGTGAACGCTACGACCTCGTGAGCGGCGACCTTGAAGGATGGCGCGACGAAGTCAACCGCCTCCGCGATGACATGATTGAAAAGATGAAGGAACTGAATGACGTCGGCCGTCGTCAGGAATCCCTCCAGAATAATCTCGACCGCCTCCGCGAACGCATTACGAACGAATGGACTGTAGATTTGGACAATCCCGAGAACGTTGAACGCGTGGAATATACGCAGCCAGAAGCGGATCGTGAAATCCGTGAACTTCGCGGCAAGATCAAAGAGCTGGGCCCGATCAACGTCAATGTGATGGAAGATTACGAAGATGAAAAGAAGCGCCTCGAAGAAGTCGAAAAACAGTTCGACGACCTTGATCGCGCCCGTGCATCGCTCGACCGCACTATCACAAAGCTTGACGACATTGCCCGCCAGCGCTACCTGGATACGTTTGCACGCATCCAGAAGAACTTCCAGTTCGTGTTCAGTAAGCTGTTCCTCAATGGCGAAACGAAGATGAACCTCGTGGAACGTGTGGACGAAATGGGCAAGCCGATGGACATTCTCGATGCCGACATCGAAATCAACGTCCGCCCGACCGGTAAGAAAATGCGCGGTATCAAGGCGCTTTCCGGTGGTGAACACGCGCTTACGGCAACGGCGCTTTTGTTCGCTATTTACATGGAAAAGCCATCTCCGTACTGCGTGCTGGACGAAGTCGACGGTCCGCTTGATGACGCTAACGTCGGTCGCTTTATGGCGCTCCTCCGTGAATTCAGTAAGCAGACCTTGTTCATCGTCGTGACGCATAACAAGCGTACCATGGCCGAAGCCGATATGCTCTACGGCGTGACGCAGGAAATCAAGGGTATTTCCCGCATCGCCAGCGTTCAGCTTGCTGACGCTACGAAGTTTGCTATATAG
- a CDS encoding DMT family transporter: MILSSFVSRLPSLKGFAFAAASAICYGTNPLGALHLYAQGYSTETVLFYRFFTGAILLFAIMLLQKMSFKINARECKILVAFGFFFAISSLMYYASFKYMDAGLASTLLFLYPLEVAVIMSLFFKEKMKKSVIASIAVSMVGVSLLYNGDKGFSVSSIGWLLVFISSFTYAIYIVMANRVNLQMGSVKMTFYAICFCLCFLLLYSVTLGSGFPPVFTQASSWGWGFMLGLVPTVLSLIFMVKAVKIIGSTPTAILGALEPVTAVTIGVTVFGETLTTRIIAGIALILGSTMLVAVKK, encoded by the coding sequence ATGATTCTCTCGTCTTTCGTCTCTCGTCTGCCTTCTCTGAAAGGTTTCGCTTTTGCGGCGGCGTCCGCCATTTGCTACGGCACGAATCCGCTGGGTGCGTTGCATCTCTATGCGCAAGGCTATTCGACAGAAACAGTCCTTTTTTATCGTTTCTTTACGGGGGCGATTCTCCTTTTTGCAATTATGCTGTTGCAAAAAATGAGCTTCAAAATCAATGCTCGTGAATGCAAAATTCTCGTGGCATTCGGCTTCTTTTTTGCAATTAGTTCCCTAATGTATTATGCCTCGTTCAAGTACATGGATGCAGGGCTTGCCTCAACGCTCCTTTTCTTGTATCCACTTGAAGTGGCGGTTATCATGTCGCTATTTTTCAAAGAAAAAATGAAAAAGAGCGTGATAGCGTCTATCGCAGTTTCGATGGTGGGGGTCTCGCTTTTGTACAACGGTGATAAAGGCTTTTCTGTAAGTTCCATCGGCTGGCTATTGGTCTTTATTTCCTCGTTTACTTACGCCATTTACATCGTGATGGCGAATCGTGTGAACCTACAGATGGGCTCCGTGAAGATGACTTTTTACGCCATCTGTTTTTGCTTGTGCTTTCTGTTGCTTTATTCCGTGACGCTTGGCTCTGGATTCCCACCGGTTTTTACGCAGGCAAGTTCGTGGGGCTGGGGCTTTATGCTTGGCCTCGTGCCGACGGTGCTTTCGCTTATCTTCATGGTCAAGGCTGTGAAAATCATCGGCTCCACACCCACGGCAATTCTCGGGGCGCTTGAACCCGTGACCGCCGTGACCATTGGCGTGACTGTATTCGGCGAAACGCTAACGACTCGCATTATTGCGGGTATCGCCTTGATTCTCGGTTCTACCATGCTGGTGGCTGTGAAAAAGTAG